The genomic DNA CTTGGCCTTGTAACCTATTCCATATAAGGCATATAAATTCGAGTATAAATTACAGAAGAGTGGATGAAATTGCATGCAGGTGTAGACATAGTGGAAGCTGATGCAGCCAAAGGAATTTTAACGGTAACAGGTGCAGCAGATCCATATGAAATCATTCGCCGAACTAGAAAAACTGACAAATGTGTTGAAGTGGTCAGTATTGGGCCTCCATCTGCTCCTCCAAAGCCAACAGACCAAAAGAAGCCTGAAGAAAAGAAACCCCCGCCAGAAAAAAAGCCCCCGGAGAAAAAGCCAGATGATAAAAAGCCTGATCAAAAAGCCCAAGCCCAGAATCAACCTCAGCTGCAGCTTCAGCCATATGTTCCCCAGCCATACATAGGCAACAATTACCCACCACAATATATGGGCCAGAACTATCCTACATATGACAGAGTAGCTGTAGTATATTTAGGCCGGCAAGATGAGCCCAGTCCAGCATGCAATATTATGTAAACTTTTGATCTTATCAGACAGTAAATATGTATATGTATAATGTGAATCATAATTGTCTTTAGCTTACTTATATTGGACAGGCTTGTTTTGCCATTAAAAAAAAAAGTTGTATGTTGTGTAAAATTGTTAAGTTGCTTAGAAAGTTGTAAATTATTACATCTAAATGCTCAACTGCTCCAGTTTGATGTATTGTTTAATGTACAATCAATTATAAGTGTTACGATACTATATGATCCAATTTATTCATTCACTTAACAATTTAGATCGAATTGCATAGAATTCCTTTTTATTGCATTGAGTAATGGTTTCTAGCTCATCAAACAATACTCAGAAACTTAGGAAAGACAATGCAATTACAACAAGACAGGGGATAGTCTCTCCCCAGAGTAACAACATCTAGGGCGTCAAAGCTACAACTCCTTTCTGTACCAGTAGACACCTTTAGTCTCACCTTCATCTTTCTCGACGTAGATGCATTCCTTCATTTCTCTGTACATTGCCTTGAGAATCGGAGTTCCATCGTATTGATAGTAATCGCCCAACACAGGCTTCATGGCTTCTGTTGCTTCAAGTCCGTGGTAATGTGGGATCATGGAGAAAATATGGTGACAAACATGAGCATTGCACACATTGTGGAATACCTTGTTCAGAATTCCATAGTCTCTGTCGACTGTGCATAGAGCTCCCCTCAACCAATCCCATTCACTTGAATCGTAGTAAGGCACAGAAGGATGAGTGTGATTGAGGATTGTGATCAACGTGAACCATCCGTTAACAACTAGCAATGGACCTCCATAAACACAGAAAACCCACGCAAATCCTTTGAGTAATACAAGACGGTACAGACCATAGATGACAGCAAGAATTGCAACATCAGAAATAATAATTTGTTTGCGCTCACGTTCAGTGTAAAGAGGGCTATGGGGATCGTAGTGTGAAGTCCACCTCTCATACTTGTGTCCCGAAACATTGAACATCAAGTAAATAGGAAACCCTATAAGAAGTGTGATAACCCACACAAGGACACGTCCTGGTGGATTGTTGAGAATTTTGTAGTAGTTTCGGATGTTGGACCTGAATCTTGGAACATACACCTCATCATTCTCAAGTGATTGAGTGTTGGCATGGTGACGTCTATGGCTAATTTTCCAAGAGAAATAAGGGACCAAAAGTGATGAGTGGACAACTAGGCCAACAAGGTCATTAACCCAACCATAGTTGCTAAATGCATCATGATCACATTCATGACCTACAACCCAAGCCCCCGTTAAAACACAGCCTTGAACAGCAATGTAAGCTGCCcaagccaagtaattaagaggACTAGGAAGATATTGGTCTATGTAAGTAGTAGCAACATAGTAAAGAGCATAGGCCATAAGGAGATCTTGAATGAGATATCGAAAAGAAGTAACAAGAGATTTTTCGAAACAATGTGCAGGAATGGCTTTCTTAAGATCACCAATGGTGAACGGTGGCTTCTCATGAGGAGCTCGTCGAAGTGCTTCTGTTTCGGTTTTCTTGCCACTAGAGGGAGCAGACATACGCCCACCTGCACCCATTTTTTTTTTTCTCACGAAGAAGATGCAAATAATGATATTCTCCTCTGTGTTACTCTTTTAGTGTGTTTTGCTCTGAAGTTCCTAAGATTCCAACTTGCTTATTTATAACCTGGCTAGTATTAACGTGTTTTCTATGAAATAATGAAAAACAAATCCGCCCGCCAGCCCGCACGCCATAGGACTTTGAATAACTAGCATAAAAAGTGCTCGCATAAGCTTAAATTTCTGTGTGCCGCAATAGAATAGTATATAAAAATGGTGTGTTGGCACAAGTAGTACACTACTAGTGTGCCTTTTAGAGTAGCACCAAACATCGTGGTCATGAATGGACTGCTTCCTTAATATTGAATCAACTTAGTCCTCATTGGGCGGCttgattattaaattattatttttaacttttatctttaaatttagtttattattattattattattattattattatgtgcAAAGTTTTGCattttatttttcttaattttgaTATAGCATGCATATAGGCTTTCTTCGatcaattatttaataattagtATGTAATATATTAAAGAAAATCATACTTACAAGCTTGAAAAAAGTGTATGATGCATGTCTTCCCATTTTTATTTCAAAAGAATACGCATGAAGTAAATGCGTGTATGCATAAGGACAAAAATGGATAACGCAGGTATGCGTGTTCTTTGTAACTTTCGAAAAATTGAAATATGCATCCCTCTCACATATTTGGGTCATACTTAGGGTGTAACTTAGAGTAACTCCAATAAGAATTTCTATTTTGAATACCTAAAATATATTAAGTTAATGGTGccttattaaaatataaaatatagagggtcaaacaattatttaatttaaatgatATACTCTATATTAGTTtcctatattttaaaaataatatttaattgataatttgaattttgaaattgtAATGATTATGTATTATAACAGCTATATTCCAACGGCCATATTCAGTGGCGTATTTAGGATTGTAGCAAGAGTGGGGCatcattaatattttttttggTGGGGAAGAAGCTATATTTGTGAGTGAAGAATTTGTGAGTGAAGAAGCAGGAGGGAGCAGGAGTAGTTAGTAGCCGAGAGCAGCAGTTTGTTCTTTTCTTTTTAATCCATTCGATGGACTAATTAAAAGTCTCGTGTCTCCAAGTTAGTGTGTATAATGTCACAAAATAATTTAGTCTATGGGCTGTGCTCAAGGATATAAAAGGGTGGGCTTATTTTTTGCTGGGTGGGCTAATATACAAAATACCCatattttagaaaaatatatgAAGAAGTTATGGACTCAGGGGTGTGTTGAAACCCCCTTAGCCCATCATGTAAATCCGTCATTGGCTATATTATAACAATTATATTTTAACAGCTATATTCAAATGGTTATATTTTAATAAGATATATATTTGTTAGACGTCCTAGCATATTATCCAAACATACTTGAATTCATTTCACAACGTCTAACAATATTTGAATCATCCATGAGTTGATGAGTGCCGAAGAAGAAGAAACTCAAGCCCTACTGACTATGATCAATGTTGCTTATCAAATATCTTCAATACCGCAGAGAAAATATGGCATTGCATCATGGTAGATTAGTGATGAATCATCGTGTGTTTAATCTAAATAGAGAAGAAAGTCATGAAAGATTTTATCATGATTACTTTTTTGATACACCAACATATTCAGATGAATATTTTTCTAGAAGATTTTTGATACGTAGATCATTATTCCTAcgaattcaagaagcagttatACTTCATGATAATTACCTTACTCAAATAAGTGATGCCGTTAGAGTTCGTCGATTATCATCTCCGCAAAAAATAACAGCAGCGCACAGGATGCTTGCACATGGAATTTCAGCTGATGCAACTGATGATTATGTAAAAATTACTGAAATGACAACAATTGAAAGTTTGAAAACGTTGTAAAAAAAGATTTGAAAAGATTTGTTAAAGCAGTCGTCGAATAATAATTTGAAAGTCGGATTGATCCGATCTAAAAATAACCAAATCTATAATATTTCAAAATAATATACTTGATTTTGACCTGAAACCGATTAAACCTAAACAGTTAATTATCTGAATCAAATATGACTCAAAATATGTAATCAGATTTAAATTCTAATTAAAAATTGTTGAATTCAATTTTAGTCTAGTTTTTAGAATGTTAATGGGTCGTAACCATGGTTGTAAAAATTGAAATCAGTACTAATCGGTAGAGGTACTGATTATGAATTAATGGGTAATTCGGGGATTAATTGGAGTGAAAATCggatatatatttaattttaaattttaaataaatagtATAAATAATACAATTAGTAAATTAGACAGGTTTCGACTGGGATAACTATGGCCCATGGGCTTGTATTCAGAGCCCAAATCATTTAATATTCGATAGCCTAATTATATTACCTACTCATATTCATAACccttataattattatttaaaatattcgATAGCCTAATAATATTACCCATTCATATTCATATTAATAATTTTGGTTTCATGTCTAGTAGGTAAACGACTGAGGTAATTTATCTCATTCGTGGTCTCGTGGAGATATATCGAGAACACCGTAAAAATCTTCAAATGATGTTTATATATGACAACCATgtcaaatcccgagccttttaggaaaatcgggtcaagtcccgattccGAGTCCGAAATAAACTGAAGCCTATTGTCCTAAATGCAGCCAGCTTGGGTAACGACTAATCCACCACATGCCCCCAAAATATCATGATTTGTTGCTGCAAGTAGTAGTAGTACTTTATCTTATAAACTAAACATAAAtaccaaatctcctcgatgtgggacttgggtgttacaaactcccccacttaaactcctGACGTCCTCGTCAGGCCCGAACAGACAGTCCATAGGTCCGGATCGTTCCTCTCTAGCCATTGTAGGATAATACTTGATGgtttcgtgtccccacctccggagCTCTTGCCATTGTGGAATAATACCACcagccttcgtgtccccaccttCGGCAACTTGACGCATCAAACTTTCGAGAATCGGCTCTGATACCATCTTTCTAACAGCCCTTCTTGAAAATCGAAGGAGATATTACTTCTAATCCATAAACATACAAatagagcactaatatatttataACAATAACTAAACAAGCTAAATATctctaaaataatattaaatctccaaactgttttaaaaatccaaatattaaaatattaaaatctCTAAAAAATAATTACGTCTAGATAAAGATAAAGTCCAAAATCCTAATCAACAAAAATAGGGTATCTTTCCAAcacacagtcccagatccccctaaaTACCTGCTTGAAAAAGAATACGGTATGAGTCAAACacccagtacggatttggaatacagttTATAAAACGAGAGATCTGAAATAAGTAATTTACAGTTTACAATAAatcaataattttaaaaacaagtAAGGCTGATGCAACGAGGGATTAGGATATTTCATAtcgagatcagaacagatacaaatacacacatcatagggtacctaatgtgtgcaacagaacggataacgtgtacggcatatacaacgtcaccgtaaatcaaatcacaaatcaaattctgggtgcacccacgtatcctgaacaaatattaAATGTGtaaagctcctcccaagagctaacagaaggatacgtcgtgaccaatcacactgtcacggaacTGAGAGTAAGGCTAATATGAATCGAGAGTATTAGCATGATAATAGGTTGAGTCGTAAGTGTATttgatttaatatttttatttattatataattaaaatttgAGTTTTCACTTAATATCCGTATTTAAAGTATTCATGCCAAATTCATAATAATAAGTTTAATACAATAGTCTAATGTTGTTAGCCATTAATTATTGAGAACTATACTAATTtagttaataaataaataattcgAACTAAGTTAACATGCATTTAGTTTATATAGGTGCAAACAGAGGAGCACTAGTTATCTCATTGTTTGAATCGGCAAGATGCCCCTGggttattaaaaaataattttaatagaTATGGTGTACATCTACTAATTAAGTTGGTGTAATGTAACTGGTGTTGGTTATTAAATGGTTACAATTCACTAGTATGTTTATATAAATGAATTGTCAATAACAAATTATGGTTTTGTAAATTACATTGGAATTGGGAGTTTAGTGATTAGGTTGTTTGCAAATTTCGTTAGAATGCGATATTGTCATTTTGAGGTACGGATTTTATCTCTTTTTATTCAGCGCTACTTCTCTTATAAGTTAAATATCCATGATTTGTTCAATTTCATATTTCATTCATTCCGTTAATATTGTTTGATCATTTTGACTTCCgaaaactattttaaaaattgatttggaaaatttttaaaaatcggATTATGcggtttttaaaaattatttatgacaccctaTGTCTTGAAAATATGAATTACCTGTGATAGATGATTTTAaaattttgcgagaatattttatttgaacccttagtgatatagggtataccgagttaaccagatCTAGGGGTACTACAatcatgtcattgcggcacctGTGGCATGACACTttcgtgacagtgtgattggtcacgacGTATCCTTCTATTAGCTCTTGGGAGGAACTTTTGcacatttgatatttgttcaggtTACGCGGGTGCACctagagtttgatttgtgatttaatttACGGTGATGTTGTATATGTCGTACACGTTATTCGTTttgttgcacgcattaggtaccctatgatgtgtgtatttgtatatGTTCTAATCTCGGTATAAAATATCCTAGCCCCTCGTTGCATCTGCCTAacttgtttctaaaattattgaTATATTGTAAACTGCAAATTACTTATTTTTGATCGCTCGTTTTATAAATTATATTCCAAATTCGTAttgggcgtttggctcatgccgaATTCTTTTTCTTGCAGGTAtttagggggatctgggactaTGTGTTTGAGAGATACCCTATTTTTGTTGATTAGGATTTTGGACTTTATCTTTATCTAgatgtaattatttatttagagattccgacatatatatatatatatatatttattttttaaaacagtttggagatttaatattattttagagATATTTAGACTGCttaattattgttagaaatatattagttCTCTGTTTGTAGGTTTATGGATTATAAGTAAATCTCATTCGATTTTCAAGAAGGGGTTGTTACATTATAGATCTCAAAAAGGCTTATGACAGCGTACCAGGAGAGGTTATTTAGAGTTGTTTACAAGCTCAAGGGGTTCTACAATTATATGTAAGCATTAATCAGGGGATGTACTCAAAAGTACGGACATGAGTTTGGATACCAATTGGAGATATTCAATATTTCCCTGTTAAGATAGGACTTCATCACGCATCAGTGTTAAGTCAATTTCTATTTATAGTTATTCTGGATGCGATTACCCGTGATATCCAAACTAATGTGCCTTGATGTATGTTATTTGCTGATGACGTTGTGTTGATAGCTAAGTCTCGAGGTGAGGTAAATGTATACTTAAGAACAATGGCGTGTTTTATTAGAGGTTAAGGGCTTGTGTTTGAGCCGTTCTAAAACTGAGTACCTTTGGGATAATTTTAGTAGGGAAATTAATGAGGCAGATGTTGTCGTGTATATTGGTGAAGATCAAGTTCCAGTAACTAATTGTTTTAAGTATCTTGGTTCCATTATTGATAGTAACATGTATATTGTTTCTGATGTTACGTATCGTATTAAGGCCGGTTGGGTTAAATGGAGAGCTACCACAAGAGTGTTATATGATAAAGGCATACCTTTGAAGTTGAATGGTACATTTTATAAGGCTATGGTTAGACCATCATTGTT from Apium graveolens cultivar Ventura chromosome 5, ASM990537v1, whole genome shotgun sequence includes the following:
- the LOC141723530 gene encoding delta(12)-fatty-acid desaturase FAD2-like; this translates as MGAGGRMSAPSSGKKTETEALRRAPHEKPPFTIGDLKKAIPAHCFEKSLVTSFRYLIQDLLMAYALYYVATTYIDQYLPSPLNYLAWAAYIAVQGCVLTGAWVVGHECDHDAFSNYGWVNDLVGLVVHSSLLVPYFSWKISHRRHHANTQSLENDEVYVPRFRSNIRNYYKILNNPPGRVLVWVITLLIGFPIYLMFNVSGHKYERWTSHYDPHSPLYTERERKQIIISDVAILAVIYGLYRLVLLKGFAWVFCVYGGPLLVVNGWFTLITILNHTHPSVPYYDSSEWDWLRGALCTVDRDYGILNKVFHNVCNAHVCHHIFSMIPHYHGLEATEAMKPVLGDYYQYDGTPILKAMYREMKECIYVEKDEGETKGVYWYRKEL
- the LOC141659860 gene encoding uncharacterized protein LOC141659860, translated to MALHHGRLVMNHRVFNLNREESHERFYHDYFFDTPTYSDEYFSRRFLIRRSLFLRIQEAVILHDNYLTQISDAVRVRRLSSPQKITAAHRMLAHGISADATDDYVKITEMTTIEKVKGLCLSRSKTEYLWDNFSREINEADVVVYIGEDQVPVTNCFKYLGSIIDSNMYIVSDVTYRIKAGWVKWRATTRVLYDKGIPLKLNGTFYKAMVRPSLLYGSEC